One window of Thermacetogenium phaeum DSM 12270 genomic DNA carries:
- a CDS encoding murein hydrolase activator EnvC family protein, with product MRAQGIRVIACLLVGAALVFSSVAPGRAADSDLLQKKKELEEVNRQLELRKQQLERNKKERNAVLEELSQIDRDISETTRDLERIEQELKLLEENIQETEEQLKEKEADLQERTEYLHKRLQDIYMEGNVSFLEVLLESTSMSDFVTRFDFLTRIAEQDSRLVRELAAERDRIEQRKKELMTKKEEVAVLRQTILAKREYLAARSADRKAVLSSLNTEREAYLRAVQELEESSRRLTQLIQQMQSGGQPRQGTGRFIWPAAGPITSSYGMRYHPILHEYRMHTGIDIGAPHGAAVKAADDGTVIYAGWMGGYGQVVVIDHGGGYSTLYAHLSSILVGKGDGVNQGQTIGRVGSTGWSTGPHLHFEVRVNGNPQNPLSYL from the coding sequence GTGCGAGCTCAAGGGATAAGGGTGATTGCCTGCCTGCTGGTGGGGGCCGCCCTGGTCTTCAGCTCGGTTGCACCGGGTCGAGCGGCTGATTCAGATCTTCTCCAGAAGAAGAAGGAGCTGGAGGAGGTCAACCGCCAGCTCGAGCTGCGGAAGCAGCAGCTGGAAAGGAACAAAAAAGAACGGAATGCCGTCCTTGAGGAGCTGAGCCAGATCGATCGGGATATTAGCGAAACGACCCGCGATCTGGAAAGAATTGAGCAAGAACTCAAATTGCTGGAAGAGAACATTCAAGAAACGGAAGAGCAGCTTAAAGAGAAAGAAGCCGACCTTCAAGAGCGGACGGAATATCTCCACAAGCGCCTGCAGGATATCTATATGGAGGGGAACGTTTCCTTTCTGGAGGTTCTGCTGGAGAGTACCAGTATGAGCGATTTCGTGACGCGCTTCGACTTCTTGACGCGAATCGCCGAGCAGGATTCCAGGCTGGTCAGGGAGCTGGCCGCGGAGCGCGACCGGATCGAACAGCGCAAAAAAGAACTGATGACGAAAAAAGAAGAGGTCGCCGTTTTAAGGCAGACGATTCTGGCCAAAAGGGAGTACCTGGCGGCGCGCAGCGCAGACCGGAAGGCGGTGCTGTCCTCTCTGAACACGGAGAGAGAAGCCTACCTGCGGGCGGTTCAGGAACTGGAGGAATCCTCCCGTCGCCTGACCCAGCTTATTCAGCAGATGCAGAGCGGCGGACAGCCCCGGCAGGGGACGGGGCGCTTCATCTGGCCTGCTGCCGGGCCGATCACCTCCAGTTATGGGATGCGCTACCATCCCATTCTCCATGAGTACAGAATGCATACCGGGATAGACATCGGTGCCCCTCACGGCGCTGCCGTCAAGGCCGCAGATGACGGGACCGTTATCTACGCCGGCTGGATGGGCGGCTACGGCCAGGTTGTGGTCATCGACCACGGAGGAGGCTATTCCACCTTATACGCGCACCTTTCCAGTATCCTGGTGGGCAAAGGCGACGGGGTGAACCAGGGCCAGACCATCGGACGGGTCGGCAGCACCGGCTGGAGTACGGGACCCCACCTGCATTTCGAAGTGCGTGTGAACGGGAATCCCCAGAACCCCTTGAGTTATCTGTGA
- a CDS encoding RNA-guided endonuclease InsQ/TnpB family protein, whose translation MLSNNIFFDGRQIRWRKERWAERRKALQQVGRLSRVKKEAGRERRWMRYINHCISRRIVEIAKAESKAIALENLLGIRERTKGSKKFNRMMSGWNFRELASFIEYKAALQGVPVIYVDPKETSKTCPKCGNVSRYNRKKQGWFKCTKCGYQSDADRVGAINIAARALDALGA comes from the coding sequence GTGCTGTCCAACAACATCTTCTTTGATGGCCGCCAGATAAGGTGGCGAAAAGAGCGTTGGGCAGAACGGCGGAAAGCGCTCCAGCAGGTAGGGAGACTGTCCCGTGTCAAGAAAGAAGCAGGTCGTGAACGAAGATGGATGCGGTATATCAACCACTGTATTTCCAGGCGTATTGTCGAGATCGCGAAAGCTGAAAGCAAGGCGATTGCATTGGAAAACCTGCTGGGCATCCGGGAACGGACCAAAGGATCCAAGAAGTTCAACCGGATGATGTCGGGCTGGAACTTCCGGGAGCTGGCCTCGTTCATCGAGTATAAAGCTGCGCTTCAAGGCGTGCCCGTAATCTACGTCGATCCCAAGGAGACTTCCAAAACATGCCCCAAGTGCGGGAATGTTTCCCGCTACAATCGGAAGAAGCAGGGCTGGTTCAAATGCACGAAATGCGGCTACCAGTCTGATGCGGACAGAGTTGGAGCTATAAACATAGCCGCTAGAGCGCTCGATGCTCTCGGGGCATGA
- a CDS encoding transposase yields the protein MQTVTLRVKLLKPNKGKLEKMSRMLETYRQACAWFLEQAEILNTTSRTRLNRETYQQARDLFDLNRGTLQCAMLKALSAKRSYLSHKRRGKKAGPPKFEKTIPVMVRQDCYSLHQLPSGTWVIKFPVSSGRSQITMPLAASEYHARRLQDLAGGSCRQGSMEIWQRESGEWYVSISLVYKNHWFIKHPIRSRAALLGSISASSNWLCCPTTSSLMAAR from the coding sequence ATGCAGACGGTAACTCTAAGAGTCAAGCTCCTTAAGCCCAACAAAGGCAAACTGGAGAAAATGAGCCGAATGCTAGAAACCTACAGGCAAGCATGTGCCTGGTTTCTGGAACAAGCAGAAATTCTCAATACTACCAGCCGTACCCGGTTAAACCGGGAAACCTACCAGCAAGCGCGTGACCTCTTCGACCTTAATCGGGGCACGCTCCAGTGCGCCATGCTCAAAGCGTTATCCGCCAAGCGCTCCTATCTTTCCCACAAGCGCAGGGGCAAAAAGGCCGGACCACCTAAGTTTGAGAAAACAATTCCGGTAATGGTGCGGCAGGACTGCTACTCTCTTCACCAGCTACCATCGGGAACATGGGTTATCAAGTTTCCCGTCTCCTCCGGCAGAAGCCAGATAACCATGCCTCTTGCTGCTTCCGAGTACCACGCCAGAAGGCTCCAAGACCTGGCAGGAGGTTCCTGTCGACAGGGGTCTATGGAGATATGGCAGAGGGAGAGTGGTGAATGGTACGTTTCAATATCACTGGTTTATAAAAATCACTGGTTTATAAAACATCCTATAAGGAGCCGGGCGGCATTATTGGGGTCGATTTCGGCATCGTCAAACTGGCTGTGCTGTCCAACAACATCTTCTTTGATGGCCGCCAGATAA
- a CDS encoding S41 family peptidase: MSEDETLFPVTTREVDRLRPRFLRISSAGVALLFLLAALAGLFIWARKSGLDKLVRTYILIKTQYLEEVGTAELVNGAVKGMVEALKDPYSVYLDEDAYRELNLQIEGTFGGIGVEIDLDRDQQLIVVSPLPGTPAGRAGIKSGDIIREINGRDTKNMTIVEAANLLRGQPGTEVSLLIWRKDENRSLRFNLVREQIAVPSVTSRMLAGHPGIGYLQVMHFNRASTNAQLRQELSKLEAARYRGVILDLRGNPGGDLEAAVELAGYFLKKGPVVRIVHREGIEDIWPPRHVQQRVKVPLVVLVDGGSASASEIVAGAIKDTGSGILVGTRTFGKGLVQTVFSLGGGEGVKLTTNKYLTPGGLDIHKKGILPDVVIEQPEGTDSDVQLEKAIEILEEQLKNEKQAA; the protein is encoded by the coding sequence ATGTCGGAAGATGAGACTTTGTTCCCCGTTACAACCCGGGAGGTGGACAGGCTGAGACCGCGTTTTCTTCGCATTTCGTCGGCGGGGGTTGCCCTGCTTTTTCTGCTTGCCGCGCTGGCGGGGCTCTTTATCTGGGCCAGAAAGAGCGGCCTTGACAAACTCGTGAGAACTTATATTCTCATTAAAACCCAGTATCTCGAGGAGGTCGGTACGGCGGAACTGGTTAACGGCGCAGTTAAGGGAATGGTGGAGGCGCTCAAAGATCCTTATTCCGTCTATCTGGACGAGGATGCCTACCGGGAGCTGAATCTCCAGATTGAAGGCACCTTCGGTGGGATCGGTGTAGAGATCGACCTGGACAGGGATCAGCAGTTGATTGTCGTTTCGCCTCTTCCCGGCACTCCGGCAGGGCGGGCCGGGATCAAAAGCGGGGATATCATCAGGGAGATCAACGGCAGGGATACGAAGAACATGACCATTGTTGAGGCCGCCAACCTGCTCAGAGGGCAGCCGGGCACAGAAGTGTCGTTGCTCATCTGGCGTAAGGATGAGAACCGTTCCCTTCGCTTCAACCTGGTGCGGGAGCAGATCGCCGTTCCCTCGGTAACGAGCAGAATGCTTGCCGGTCATCCGGGGATCGGCTACCTGCAGGTGATGCACTTCAACCGGGCCAGCACCAATGCTCAACTCAGACAGGAACTCTCCAAACTGGAGGCGGCGCGTTACAGGGGGGTTATTTTGGATTTGCGGGGGAATCCGGGCGGGGACCTCGAGGCTGCGGTAGAGCTGGCTGGGTATTTCTTGAAAAAGGGACCGGTGGTGCGGATCGTTCATAGAGAGGGTATTGAAGATATCTGGCCGCCGAGACATGTGCAGCAGCGCGTCAAAGTGCCCCTGGTCGTGCTTGTGGACGGAGGCAGCGCCAGCGCCTCGGAGATCGTTGCCGGTGCCATCAAGGATACGGGGAGTGGGATTCTGGTGGGAACGCGCACCTTCGGAAAGGGTCTGGTTCAGACCGTTTTCAGTCTGGGCGGCGGAGAAGGGGTCAAGCTGACCACGAACAAGTATCTGACCCCCGGCGGTCTTGATATTCACAAAAAGGGGATCCTGCCGGATGTGGTCATCGAGCAGCCGGAAGGAACCGATAGTGATGTTCAGCTGGAAAAGGCAATCGAAATCCTCGAAGAACAGTTAAAAAACGAGAAGCAGGCGGCGTAA
- a CDS encoding PDZ domain-containing protein, whose translation MMDLALFKVFSMTAIVVLKALINPFFTVVIVLVWAQYRRMQGTKMTLFGVRESALRLTALALAYGVVGGFLGSLLMVLFGVTINEVGIGWLWGIAILLMLFHPRFLCFSYAGGVLSLVSLALGYPQVNIPGLMGLVAVLHFVESVLILLSGHRDPLPVYVRNQAGRVVGAFNLQKFWPIPLAVMTIFPGAAQQLAGDIIRMPEWWPLIRPWGALSSQEITYSVLPVIAALGYGELAITCLPRERAKRSAVHLAVFSSVLLGLSVLASHHPQLSVLPALFSPLGHELIIYLGRREELQGAPRFVSPASGVMVLDVIKGSPAHRAGIRAGDVIRRIGDYPVSFRRDLAQLLESGAETLTVEFTTGLKTKRRKILRQKPGLPVGLITAPEPGDLPNVDYLKGGPLPGLLRRFRRRLRPK comes from the coding sequence ATGATGGATCTTGCTCTCTTTAAAGTTTTTTCCATGACCGCAATTGTGGTCCTGAAAGCTCTGATCAATCCCTTTTTCACGGTGGTGATCGTCCTGGTCTGGGCGCAGTATCGCCGCATGCAGGGGACCAAGATGACGCTGTTCGGGGTGCGGGAATCCGCTCTGCGCCTTACTGCTCTGGCCCTGGCTTATGGGGTTGTCGGGGGTTTTCTCGGCAGTTTGCTGATGGTCCTCTTCGGCGTGACCATTAATGAAGTGGGGATCGGGTGGCTTTGGGGGATCGCCATTTTGCTGATGCTGTTTCACCCCCGATTTTTATGCTTCTCTTATGCCGGAGGTGTCCTCTCCCTGGTTTCCCTGGCCTTGGGATACCCCCAGGTGAACATTCCCGGTCTGATGGGGCTGGTGGCCGTTCTGCATTTTGTGGAGAGCGTTTTGATCCTGCTGAGCGGCCATCGCGATCCTCTTCCCGTCTACGTCCGCAACCAGGCCGGGCGGGTGGTCGGCGCTTTCAACCTCCAAAAGTTCTGGCCGATACCTCTGGCGGTGATGACGATTTTCCCGGGAGCCGCCCAGCAGCTCGCCGGGGATATCATCAGAATGCCGGAGTGGTGGCCGCTCATCCGGCCCTGGGGGGCGCTTTCCTCCCAGGAGATCACCTATAGTGTGCTCCCGGTTATCGCCGCCCTCGGCTACGGAGAGCTGGCCATCACCTGTCTGCCGCGGGAGCGCGCCAAGCGCTCCGCCGTTCACCTGGCCGTTTTCAGTTCTGTTCTCCTCGGGTTATCCGTTCTGGCGTCTCACCATCCGCAGCTGTCCGTCCTACCCGCCCTCTTTTCTCCGTTGGGGCACGAGCTGATTATCTACCTGGGGCGGAGGGAGGAGCTGCAGGGTGCCCCCCGATTTGTTTCTCCTGCTTCAGGGGTGATGGTTCTCGATGTCATCAAAGGATCCCCAGCCCACCGGGCGGGAATTCGTGCCGGTGATGTGATCCGGAGGATTGGGGATTACCCCGTCAGCTTCCGCCGGGATCTCGCCCAGCTACTGGAATCCGGTGCTGAAACCTTGACGGTGGAGTTCACCACCGGCTTGAAGACGAAAAGGCGAAAGATACTGCGGCAGAAGCCGGGGCTGCCAGTGGGATTGATAACCGCTCCCGAGCCGGGTGATCTGCCTAATGTCGATTACCTGAAGGGGGGGCCGCTTCCGGGGCTGCTGCGGCGGTTCCGCCGCCGGCTACGCCCAAAGTAA